The DNA sequence AAATCACTTACCATTCACGATATGGAACTGTTTACCGGTATTCAGGTAAGGGGTGAACAGTCACCGCACATCGCGGCCTCTGCCAGCCGCTTTGTAACCTACCGTTGATTGTTCGATCGTTACAGAATCTAAATGACCATCCTTACCTCTATATGGTGTGCGAAGAGTGCGACAGTACGGTGAATAAGTTTGTTGCCTTTCGTGCGCTATGCGCTAAGACTGATGATTACTTCCGGAAGCTCGTTACGGAAGCACTTGCAGAAAATGACGAAACGCAGGCTCCTCCCAACGAGACCGCCATTGTGGGTGAAACGGAGGTACTACATAATCAGCTGGAAGAGAGTGAAACAGTAACAAGCCTACGTGCTGCTGCCAAAGAAGGCAAGCAGACCGTGGCAGAGGATACGGGCAAGAAGCTTTGCGACATATGCGGTGCCTTTGTAGCGGAGCTGAACGGGCACCGGCGCGTCCACACGAAGGAAGCACCGTACGCCTGCGACTACTGCAGCATTAGGATGACACACAAGTCCAATCTGCTGCGGCACATCGACTCGGTACACCTGAAGCGCATCATCAAGCGCTGCGAGCAGTGCGACAAGGGGTTCACCAGCTACTTTTCCTACGGTTCACACATGGTGCGTTCGTTTTCGCCCGATTGTCGGTGAATGCTGTCATTATTGTACAATTCCCATTTCCGTTACCTTTTAGCGCTCCCATCACTCGACGGAGAAGAAGTACGAGTGTAAAACGTGCTGCAAAAAGTTCAACCACCACAGCAGCCTGTGGCTCCACAACATTCGCACACACCAGGACGAAAGAAAGTACAAATGCACGACCTGTGGCCTGCCCTGGAAGACGAAGTATGTTTTTGACAGCGGGTTTGGGCTTCTTGCACGTTTTTTTAACCCTACTCTACATCTCCCCCCTTTCTACGCAGAGAGTCGCTAAGGACGCATGAACGATCGCACTCGTCGGAGCAACCGTACGCGTGCCAGCATTGCCCGAAGCGATTCAAAACCCGGTACGGCTGGAAGTCACACGAGCTAACGCATACCGGCATCGTGTTCAGCTGCCAGCTGTGCGACAAAACCTTCCGCTACAAAACCCTCATCAATGCGCACATCCGCAAGGCGCACCCGGAGGCGTCGGCGACGAGCAGCTAAAGGATGTAAGTGGCACACCTTCTCCCTGTCAATGAATTGTACAAACAGTCGGTTTGTAAAACATGATGCGACGGGCTGGAATGCTCATCTGCCACCCCCGCCAAAGGCAGCCATCGCACACAATTTATTTCTCCCGTCGCGTTACTGGACGCCCTCGTAGCGCTTTCTGTGCTTGTGCCGCACGGTCTTACAGGAAAAACAGGGCCGTCTTGACCGCCATGTACGCGGTGGCAAAGTAGGCGATCGCCCACGAGAGGCCACGGGCCGGCTGGGGAATCACGACCACCGCGTACACGAGCGTGTGCACGATGCGGGCGATGGCGACCGCCCGGAACAGGTTGATCGCGATGAACGGCTCCGGGTTGGTCAGCATGTACAGCAGCCCGATGGCAAAGAACGGCAGAATGTTCTCCAGATCGTTACGATGGGCCCGGCGCACACGCTCCACGTCCGGATCGTCGAACTTGGGCTGGGCGCCCTTCTTGCTGGGCTGGATGTCTTCCGGATTGGCGAACACCTTGCGGAGAGTGGGGAGGAAAatagagagataaaaaaatgGTTAGAAAGTCGTAAAACAAGTTTGAAGCAACCGAAAAAAGATGCTCAAGGTCAGCTTAATTTCGGAATGAAGATCGGCGCTGGTTACGATCTATGCAAGTCATGCTGAATCGTAAACAGTTCAAGCACGCGGCATCTAATGCTCCTCCGTACGTGTGCGAAACGCGTGGAGGTGACGGAAGGGGTACTTTAAATGTGTTGGTTCCATCCGCGCACACATTCGCATATGAATTTGAAAGTCATGTCGCGTATCTGTACTGCTAGCTTGCTTCCCTCGCCGTCTTTAATCATCCTCGGTATAGAGATAGAAGTATAGATaacgtgaaaaaaaaacctgaacTCCATTACGAGTAGAACTCGTATTGGTGCTTCACACGTTTAGCCATTTTTTAAAAAGCTGATCTTTTCGTATCAGTAGTACTTGGTCTTTAATTAACTATTTAAATaacttttatttaattaaataatagcATATAGGTAGCTTTAAATAATTATTCCTGTGTATGTTAAACAAGCATGCTACATTATGTTTCGTGGTAaacatattgtaatatttaatattgAGCCAATTTAAACGAGCTTCCcacattttaaaacaaccATGAACCTTTTGGGTACGAAGAGGGTTTCTTGtcttatttttcaatttaatccACCTTTCCTTATCAACCGGCAAATCCGGCCACGCAAGCCCCGGACACCTCACGAAGCGTTGTAGCTTtatcaaataaaacacacacactcatgcaaTCACACTCTCAGCGGAACCGTGATATGTGAACTACACCTAATCAATAatcggcaaaaaaaaggaatgttGGCGCATACATCCGcaccaacaaataaaaaaaccgcTCCCCGATGCGTAATGCCGCCTTTTGGTGGATCTTCTGGAGTGTGCGTCCCTTTCACGGTTGTAATACCTTACCTTCTTGCGGAAGCGCTGGCGGCCAGTCAGTACGGACATGGCCAGCATCttcaccaccagcaccgccgTCCAGAAGACGTACGTCCGGAACACCTCCTCGTTCACGTTCTGCAGCAGGGTCGTCATGTTTGATTGGCGGAATTTATCTGTTGATGGTTGCTGTCGATCAAGGAACCGATGCACGatatggaaaggaaattaaaacaaaaacactcccaCAGAGGCTATGCTCTAATGCTGCCTCACCGTTGTAATGCTGCCTGCCTGTGCGCCGGTGCAATTGCAAATGCGAGAGCGAGTGCCCGGCTGAATGTCAAGTTCGGGTGTCAGCGTTGCCCGGGAGGAGTATGGGCCGACGTGAAGCGTGTAATTTAATTCGTCGCTCACGACCACACTTAACCGCTGCCCGCTGGCGctgtacacacgcacacatacgcaccCGAGCCGTGCCGGCAAACGCGCGAAGCAATGGGGTGGgggaaatgaaacattttgtttATCATTTTACGTCATCCTGTTAGATGTTGTTTGGTTCGCGATGggtaggggggggggctcGGGTGTGTTTCGATGCCTGGCTTTACGCACGCCATGGCATGACGGTGGGCCATTCTATGTGCTAGTGTTTTATAATTCGTTGTTTAATGCAATGTTCTACTACACTTCATTGTTTGACTGCTTTTTTGCATTGGCTTAACCTTTTTTGAatttggttatttgttttCCTGCTTTATGAATTTGTAGGTAATTCTATGTAAACTGTATTGTAATTTAGTTTGCTCTTTTAAGTTTTGCTGGTAACATTTTTTATAATCATAATGCTATCAAGCAAAAACTATAGTTGGGAAGATCCTGagtatgttaaaaaaaacccttctttattctgcagcagcaaaacgaaGACTAATTTTGTGCTTCCGATGTTCTGGCGCTGTTGGTTGCTCGTCGCCTACTGGTCCCGTTGTCAATCCACCAGACATGATCATGCTCATAATGTTTGCATGATGTCGTCTGGATAACGGACAGTCCCATCCGTTCAACATGACACCGCAAGTGGAGTCTCCGTTCGCGAGCTGCACCGGTTGTCGTAGGAACCCGCTTCCAGTTGGGTTCCCGTTGGAACGTTTAACGTAAGACTCACTTGCAACCATTTACTTTGTTTGAGCTAGCACATGTGTGCATATCTCAAGATATTTGATCCCTCTATTAAGAATTAAAAACGGAGACTAATTGTTTCCGCGTTGATTTGTAATTGTCCCATTTTGTAATAACTGTCACCTGATTAAAATAACTGACTGTTGGTAATGCAAGAAAACCAGTGGGACCAGTGTAAAGAAGAATCAAAAACTAAAATGTTACAACTTGTATAACGTCTTCCTTTCGAAATGAAAGTATATACCTTTTACAGCATAATTAATCAAACGATGCCAGTGGTACGGTTTTCAAGTCGTACGCCCTAGCAACATGCTGGTCGTAGGGTCTATTCTCTTGCGGAAGAAGCTCCCTTGCGTATGACTTTATGGGTTTGCCAATCACTTAGATACGTCTATGAAAGGCTTTGCCGGGACATGATCAACCATAGTTAATCTTGTGTTGAATAATACAAGGCATAACTGACTCTGAGTTGCATTGTGTACTGCTGAAGGAATTGACTCTAGTCTAACTGATCTCATTTCAATGTTGAAGAACCAACCAAATTATTGAACAGCTCTCATCTACTACAGAAGAAAATAAtgcttgcttgtttgttgGTTAGTTTCAAACAGAAGCTGTTTCGCTTTTATTGCACAACTTTTTTCGGACGGGCAAAGTTAAGCAAACGTTAATGAGGCGTGACCTAAACCTAACCTTAGCTTAAAACATACTACAGACGACGCGTGATATCTTACCCTTTAAAGTACATTAGTATTACAAGCGTTACAGTATGGCGACATGGTTAAGTAAACGGGGGGCTTCCTGTCACTATCACTATCACTATCAGTAGTGTCCTAGCGTGTGGTGGTGGAGACTCCTGCGGAGGCGCCTAAGCGATGTGCCGAAGTAGTAAACGATTCGTTTACTTCCTAATCCTTAGAAACGGCTGCACGATCCGCTACTCCAGTGCCGGTGTAGGACCGGAGGCAGAATGTGAAGGTCTCTGTTACGGGTGCCGTTCGGCTTTTAAAACCGATGTGGTAAGTGTGGCGTGGAGCTGCTGGGCGCGGTATAAATCTTCCCCACGTAACACGCGGTGGTTGCGCCAAAATTGGAAACGCCATCCGTTGGAACGGCTTACCTGTATTTAAAAACACACCTTCACCCAACACAACGCTGCCCAACTGCTGACGGTGGGTATGTGGGGAGGGAGGTGATTGATGGTGCGTGTAACATGCCAACCCTTCCAAAAGGGTGGCTTTAATTCGGGCGAGACGCACCAGCGCCTGAAGGTAAGAGCACGCACCACACTGCGCGTTTGGTCTGGTTAAAAGATGAGATTATCGAACCACTGCCACCGCTTGCTCTGCTTCTCGTCCACGACATACGATATGCATTTGCCTTTGCTTctgcaaaaaagagaaagaagaagataaaagCTAGCGTCAGTAAGAGTAGCTAAGATGAAGTGTGGCGCTGTTTGGTGTACCTTTTGGTGCAGTTCAGCTTGGGATGCTCGTGCCGGAAGCATTGCGGTTTCAGCAGGTTGAAGTACGTGTAGCCGATCTGGCGCGAAACGAGTGTGTTGGCGTTCTTCAGACAGTTGAAAAATTGTTTATCACAGTCACAATGAGATCtgttcgggggggggggggggggggaagtcAGAAGGATGAAACAATTaggaaacaaagcaaaatacACAACAGAAATCGAACATTTGATTGCTCCAACTCAAcaaacgcaacaacaaaaaaacttgtaTTTCCCCTTGCCGTGTCACAATGCCGAGGCATTGGGTTTTGGATTGGCATTGGAATCGCTACAGAAAGATAGACGGCGGCGGGGTTGAGATACTGCTGAGGGTCGGAGATACTTTCGATTGTTGTTCAGGTTGATACCCGGTTCAGGTGTGGCCCAATATCCGGCCCCGATTTCCAATTCGTTGCGGTTGGGGGAGTTTGAAGTGCGTCGAGTTCTGATGAAACGGAGTGGAATTTGCTTTGGGGCAATGCTGCTTACTACACTGGTTCCGTCAATCCGCTCAGAGACATCCAACAACTATTGCAAAGAGTGCAATTCTTGGATATCTTGAGTCGGAAATGACATCTTCTCAATGTCAATACGTAAGACAGCGAAGGTCAAGAAGTCGTAACTCCAAAGCAACAGAAACCCCAAGAATTTTCCACTCATAGGCTCCAAGTTGACTGTGATGGTCTGATGGACGAGTTCATTTTAATTACCCTTGGAACGTTGAAACATAAGTCACCGTATAGAAAAAAGACGCACCATTCTCCGACACGAATCTGACGCGGATGATCTTGAAATTAATTAGGACCAAGGTGAATGCCGAAGTTCAGAATGGGAAATTAGACACCATCAGAGAGCAGCTCAACAATCCTCCTCCGGCAGATGTGCAGAGCCTCTCCAATTAATATTTGCTCGAAATTCTGAAAAGCTGAGTCAGTGCATTGGCAGCACCAAATGACACCGGGTTTTGATACATTTGCAAATGGCGTATTTCCTGCCCTCCCCTCCATACCTACCGCGTAAAGTAGCCGTTGTTCTTTAGCCGATTGAACTGCTCGCCGGCTGCGATGGTGATGGGACAGAGATCGTGCGCCCGGCAGCAGCTGTCGGTCAGATAGAAGAACCCGATGTCGTTCTCGCTCTTCGCCTGGTTGCCGTCCCCACACCACACCGTGCCCGGGTAGATGGCTTTGACCTTGCGCTTGAAGGCGTTGAACAGTGAGCTGATCGTGCCGCCGGTGCCGCCACCGCCCGCGGAGCTTCCAGGAGCCTTGCTAGTACTGCCGGTCGTACTGCCCGCTCCGCCTCCGCCAGTCTGCAGTCCGGGCTGGCCGCCCGACACTAGCGAACCGTCGCTGCCGGTCACCCCATCTTCCGGGGCCAGTTGCAGCTGGCCATCGTTCAGCTGGGCCGGTATGTTGCGCAGACCCTTGGCCGTGTTGACAAAGTGCGGCCGAAAGCGGTGCGGTATGCCGCGCTGGATGTTCGAGGATGGGCCGGAAgtggtgctgctactgccaCTTTCGCTACCACCACCCTTGCTCTGGTACGCCTCGATGTACTGGTAGATGCCAAAGCGCTGCAGCATACCGCGCACGAATGCTGAAACACGTGACAAAGACGGCGCTGCCGTCATCACTACCGGTTCGTCTGCACGCGATGGtggtgcggtgcggtgcgCGTGTTGTTGCCATTAGAGCATTGGTGCGAACGTGCGTTGTCCTACCACAGTGTGGAGAAGAGGAAGACGGAAAGATGGTTCTTGAAAAGGGCAGTTTGGGGAAGCGCGATAAGCCGGAAGGACATTCGCACACCACTTACCGAGACGCGTTGAAGGCATGCCAGCGGTGCCGGTGCAACCGGAGGGTAGTGTGGGTGTGAGGGGGAGAATGGATAGACGGTGAAAAGAGAAAGGAGGTACATaagtgcgtgtgtatgttgcGAAACCACGACCAGTAGTATAGTGGAAAACTCATTGCATAGAACATTTGTACTTAATGACGGCCTATCGAAGACAAAACTTTGTTTGGAAACGCTCACTACATCACGCTATATAGAAACGCTATACCTTTAAcacaaattcaaattcaaaacaaattctTATCCACCAAGATATCTACAGAAAGGAATACTAAAGTATTAGATTccaaaaattaataattttgacGAATCTTCAAGGTTTTACAACCAAAAATATGAAAACGCTACGATTAGTGATTATAATGATAAATCCTACCTTTTATCCCTAAATAGGCTTGAGAAGGAGGGAAGTATCTATGTGATAATATTATATTACGATAGTTTTGAGGGAATTAAAAATGTACGACCAACTGGTAGCATCGGACGCAATTTGAAAGAATTCAccgagtcatacacacacacccaggaCATAGCTCCCCAAGACCCAACACATGGATCAGGACACATCAGGACACAACTGCGttatgcatatggccagtttcACTGATACCCACAGGCGCTACCTTCGGAAGCAGGagaacctaatgtatctggACAGTGAGTGATGCTCTTTGCGACTTCCAAATTAGGCTAGTTGTGGCTGAATCTTTGGATCCATTCTAAAATAGGAATTTCTGTTTGACACTCACAATGAGTCAGTCTCGTAAGACTGACCAATATGGATTCAAATCTCTTATATACAGAGACATTTGCTATCTTGTTTTGGGAACAGCAATCAGTAAAAGCTGCACAAGTGTGTGGCTTCTATGTAAAATGGCGCAGGCCAAGGCTAAAACCGCAAGgcacataaaacataattatATTATACACATCATTTACGAAACacttctcacaaaatcttcaACATGCTTGTTTTACCCCACAGAACCCACAAATCAAGATACGCTCTTTGTGACATTCGAAAGTTTGCCATGAGCCAGCCGAATGCTGCAGCTCCTTGAGTCtaatggaaaaacaaaaacttttatAAATTTCTAACGCTGAAACCTTGGGAAATCTGCCGTCAACCCCGAACAAAAGAGTAACCTTGAGCGAATCAGCTGATCGACTGAagactctctctcactctcgtgACGCTCAGGGAGCCTCGCGGAAGCTCAGACTATCCGCACCTTACTTTTGTGCAGTGAGGGAAAGCGAAGAAAAGGGGGGGTtgaggaaagaagaaaaaaaaacagattcaGCCCAGTTCTAATTCCAGTGAAAGGCCAGATAATTAAAGGTACATGTTGCTGTGGTGTTGCTGCTACGGCGGTCACCTACATTGGCTCGCGATCGCGATCAGACGTCACGAGCCGTTGAGCTTGTGGCGCCGCCACCCCCACCACCCCTTGGCACGATGATGCGACAGCGCCCGTTCAACACTTTCAAACCCGTTCAAGTGCAACGGTTTCCATTTTGCAACGCTAATAATGTGTATTATGTGCCACGAGTTCGATTTGATCTATTGTGCTTCTTGGGCCGGCCATTATGCCATGTTGAAAAACCCCGAACCgtaacagcaaacaaaatccGAACCAATGCAGCGGTAGACCGACTTACCTTGCGACTGGAGGGCGGCCGCCGTCGGGTAGTAGCTGGTCGTGACGCCCAGCTCGCCGTCCTGCTGGAAGACAGTGGTGTCCAACGGTGTGCGCTGGAATGTGTAGCCAAACAAAGGGTTAGCTTAGCTGGTGCAAACGGCCGGGGGAGAGTGTTGTAGACATAGCTGGTCGAATGATAAGGTTAGATCGCTTGTCGCGCTAGAGAAAATGCCACGTTCTCGCTTGGCAATGCTAATGTGCACGTGGCGTGCGCGCGCATACAAAGACAGCTGGATTGACTGGTACTATCTGCGTTCCCCCCGCCCTCCCAAGGCATGATCAATTGCTTTGTCGAGCGATCAACGACGAGCCTCGGATGCGGTGGTTGAGGTGACGTCAGTAGGACCTAAGGGTGACTGTTTACGTTCGATATGCGAGATTCCAGCCGGACAAAGTTCAATCCGGACAGGATGGTATCATAATGATGAGGTGATGGTAGGCCGCCGACATGATTCATCTCTGCTCTATGGTGTCCCTTTGTCGCACTATCCCATCTGCACATCCTGCACACAGTGCTTGCAGGGCGCAAACAATAAATACCCCCAAAATTCTTGCTCCACAACCTCTCACCAAACTCACCGAAATGTCACCGCTGGTCTGCTTCCGATATGCACCTGTACCTTCCCCGTACTTGCTCGCGTCACTTTCCCACCGAATCAACTCGTACGGGTCGGGGCTCAGGTCCGAACCGCCCTCGACCAGCCGCACCAGCTCACTGCCATCGTCGTACCGGGCCGTGCTTTCTCCTGCTCCCCGCTCGCCCCACTGCACCGGGTACAGACTAAACTCCTCACTGGTCAGCCCCTCGCCGAACGCCAGGAACCGTGCATCGCGCGAACCGGTGCTCGCTACCGCCAGCGAATCGTTCACCGGCGACACACCTCCCGcaccaagcgacgaaccgcaGGCAAGGATCGCAAGGTACAGCAGTATGGCACGCGGCAACGTCAGGACCACCTTATCGCGACACATCGCAACCGACTCGAGCACTTTgggcaccaacagcagcagcagcagcagcagcaacctcaGCATCCACCACTACCGTCGACGGTCGGGACGGGAAACACGGCTGCAAAACTACGCAAACGCCACAAAGTACGCTCGAGGGATCGAGACGCTTTATTCTCATTCTCGCGCGTGCTCGCGTTCCTCACAGGTGTGTGCAGCACCACCGTGGGGAAGGGGAGGCTGTGGAGAGTTGCTTAATTGCAGTGcgctcaccacacacacacacacacacacacacgcacgcactgaGTGCTGGAGATGGCGGAATTCTGCGAGAATATGCGCTCCGTgtctttttgctgttgttgttgttgttgttgttgcccctACGCGTGGTCACAGAGATGCTGCGCGGCGCGAGACGACGAACCTGCACCTGAAGTGTCGAGGACCGGATTACCGGGTGGAAGATTTATCTCATTCGCACAGATAGCTTGCCATCTTTCGGAATTGCGTTggcataaaacacacacacacacacgcacgcacacgcacacttgcACAAGAGTCACATGTACAGCACAGTGTCTGCAATCCCGGAAGCGAAGGGCGTCCTCGAAGACACGGCAGCCAGAAACCCCTTGCCTGGAGTGGTCGGTAGGATTTCAGTACAGTAGTTGATGGAGCGGGTTGTGCAGGCGTACGGAGGCGGCTTTGTTGCGCCGTTTGGTGGATTGTTGCCGGTTGACTGTTTTGTTCTGCGCGATCACTCGTCACCTAGGTTCCTAGCTGACGCGGCTGTTTGGGCATCGCGCTGACGGACAGCGCCACTTCACTTCGGCTCCGGGCCGCCTGCTTGTGCTGCCACTGCGTTCTGACCGAGGTAAGGTACCGAACTG is a window from the Anopheles merus strain MAF chromosome X, AmerM5.1, whole genome shotgun sequence genome containing:
- the LOC121590430 gene encoding zinc finger protein 525-like: MDSGTHSFSTVCRFCLCRDEDKLIPLSILTDKSLTIHDMELFTGIQNLNDHPYLYMVCEECDSTVNKFVAFRALCAKTDDYFRKLVTEALAENDETQAPPNETAIVGETEVLHNQLEESETVTSLRAAAKEGKQTVAEDTGKKLCDICGAFVAELNGHRRVHTKEAPYACDYCSIRMTHKSNLLRHIDSVHLKRIIKRCEQCDKGFTSYFSYGSHMRSHHSTEKKYECKTCCKKFNHHSSLWLHNIRTHQDERKYKCTTCGLPWKTKESLRTHERSHSSEQPYACQHCPKRFKTRYGWKSHELTHTGIVFSCQLCDKTFRYKTLINAHIRKAHPEASATSS
- the LOC121590456 gene encoding microsomal glutathione S-transferase 1-like, whose product is MTTLLQNVNEEVFRTYVFWTAVLVVKMLAMSVLTGRQRFRKKVFANPEDIQPSKKGAQPKFDDPDVERVRRAHRNDLENILPFFAIGLLYMLTNPEPFIAINLFRAVAIARIVHTLVYAVVVIPQPARGLSWAIAYFATAYMAVKTALFFL
- the LOC121590421 gene encoding uncharacterized protein LOC121590421 isoform X2 produces the protein MLRLLLLLLLLLVPKVLESVAMCRDKVVLTLPRAILLYLAILACGSSLGAGGVSPVNDSLAVASTGSRDARFLAFGEGLTSEEFSLYPVQWGERGAGESTARYDDGSELVRLVEGGSDLSPDPYELIRWESDASKYGEGTGAYRKQTSGDISRTPLDTTVFQQDGELGVTTSYYPTAAALQSQAFVRGMLQRFGIYQYIEAYQSKGGGSESGSSSTTSGPSSNIQRGIPHRFRPHFVNTAKGLRNIPAQLNDGQLQLAPEDGVTGSDGSLVSGGQPGLQTGGGGAGSTTGSTSKAPGSSAGGGGTGGTISSLFNAFKRKVKAIYPGTVWCGDGNQAKSENDIGFFYLTDSCCRAHDLCPITIAAGEQFNRLKNNGYFTRSHCDCDKQFFNCLKNANTLVSRQIGYTYFNLLKPQCFRHEHPKLNCTKRSKGKCISYVVDEKQSKRWQWFDNLIF
- the LOC121590421 gene encoding uncharacterized protein LOC121590421 isoform X1, coding for MLRLLLLLLLLLVPKVLESVAMCRDKVVLTLPRAILLYLAILACGSSLGAGGVSPVNDSLAVASTGSRDARFLAFGEGLTSEEFSLYPVQWGERGAGESTARYDDGSELVRLVEGGSDLSPDPYELIRWESDASKYGEGTGAYRKQTSGDISRTPLDTTVFQQDGELGVTTSYYPTAAALQSQDEPVVMTAAPSLSRVSAFVRGMLQRFGIYQYIEAYQSKGGGSESGSSSTTSGPSSNIQRGIPHRFRPHFVNTAKGLRNIPAQLNDGQLQLAPEDGVTGSDGSLVSGGQPGLQTGGGGAGSTTGSTSKAPGSSAGGGGTGGTISSLFNAFKRKVKAIYPGTVWCGDGNQAKSENDIGFFYLTDSCCRAHDLCPITIAAGEQFNRLKNNGYFTRSHCDCDKQFFNCLKNANTLVSRQIGYTYFNLLKPQCFRHEHPKLNCTKRSKGKCISYVVDEKQSKRWQWFDNLIF